One Aegilops tauschii subsp. strangulata cultivar AL8/78 chromosome 7, Aet v6.0, whole genome shotgun sequence genomic window carries:
- the LOC141026819 gene encoding uncharacterized protein, translating to MLAEVRQRLLQAQQLAKHYYDDHHREAEYAVGDWVWLRLLHRSTQSLDPHAKRKLGPRYVGPFAVLERIGKVAYRLQLPAGARIHNVFHVGLLKPYRGEPPATPPALPPTFDGRILPGPEKVLKAQLRRGVWYVLIQWAGLPEDEATWEQRDEFRQHYPDFQLEDELFVQAGRDVMTGLAYGRRRPTGQS from the coding sequence ATGTTGGCCGAAGTTCGGCAACGTCTTCTTCAGGCCCAGCAGCTGGCCAAACACTACTACGACGACCACCATCGCGAGGCGGAGTACGCCGTGGGTGATTGGGTGTGGCTGCGTCTTCTTCACCGCTCTACGCAGTCACTGGACCCACACGCGAAGCGCAAGCTGGGCCCTCGTTACGTGGGGCCCTTTGCTGTTTTGGAGCGCATCGGGAAGGTGGCCTACCGCCTTCAGCTTCCTGCCGGGGCCCGCATCCACAACGTCTTCCATGTGGGGCTGCTGAAGCCTTACCGTGGGGAGCCACCTGCGACCCCTCCAGCGCTCCCTCCGACCTTCGATGGGCGCATCCTTCCGGGCCCGGAGAAGGTCTTGAAGGCTCAGCTCCGTCGCGGGGTGTGGTACGTGCTGATTCAGTGGGCTGGACTTCCGGAGGACGAGGCCACTTGGGAGCAGCGTGATGAGTTCCGCCAACACTATCCAGACTTTCAGCTCGAGGACGAGTTGTTTGTGCAGGCGGGGAGAGATGTTATGACCGGCCTGGCTTATGGCCGTAGAAGGCCCACCGGGCAATCTTAG
- the LOC123494839 gene encoding uncharacterized protein: MEIFVKTLSGNTITVKVDPSDTIYIVMAKIQDQQCLMFGREELEDRLTLADYDIQDKSTLQLDLRPQRRKMLIILKALTCKDIALEVENLDTVDNVKAKIQVELNIPVDLQRLIFASRQMEDFRTMEEYGVKQQDIIHLVLRIRG, from the coding sequence ATGGAGATCTTTGTTAAGACCCTCAGTGGCAACACGATCACCGTCAAGGTAGATCCATCGGACACCATCTACATTGTAATGGCGAAGATTCAGGATCAGCAGTGTCTTATGTTTGGCAGGGAGGAGCTCGAGGACCGATTGACTCTGGCCGATTACGACATTCAGGATAAATCCACTCTTCAACTTGATTTGCGCCCCCAAAGAAGGAAGATGCTAATCATACTTAAAGCATTGACTTGCAAGGACATCGCCCTTGAGGTTGAGAACTTGGACACCGTCGACAATGTCAAGGCCAAGATCCAGGTCGAGTTGAACATTCCCGTGGACCTACAAAGGCTCATCTTTGCCTCGAGACAGATGGAGGACTTCCGCACCATGGAGGAGTATGGCGTCAAGCAGCAGGACATCATTCACCTCGTGCTCCGCATCCGCGGCTGA